In Desulfurococcaceae archaeon, one genomic interval encodes:
- a CDS encoding TldD/PmbA family protein yields the protein MGSGLLDPGILVTLRDELGADFIDARVQRYYSELVVLDNGVVRELSINSNQGIGVRVIVKGAVGYSSTNSLEEAGVKEAVLRAYRVAKASSKHSIQVDFYRRPTLKGKASSRFNVDPEDVDFSEKIELLKSMDSVARSVKGVASVILRYGYEADRRVYISSNGDHVEYSKKMLGVSARLVAHVEGTYETLYDQESGVAGWELIKGLKWDDWISERARLVVDTARAGHAKPGKYDIVLDNDMVGLMLHEAFGHASEGDTVLAGGSVLRGKIGGRVASELVTIADEGLVDGGDFVPYDDEGTPKRKVHVVKNGVLTEFLHSIITAKLLDGEPTGNARVMSYRYPVLVRQTNTYMEPLDWGAEEMIRDMRRGLYVKGLGALGGEVNPLTGAFTFTSGPSYIVENGEPAKLVKGVMLSGLILETLKSVDAVGKDLLVRTSVFGGCGKDGQTVRVGDGGPHVRVRGFIIGGG from the coding sequence GTGGGGTCTGGCTTGCTTGATCCTGGCATCCTCGTCACACTGCGTGATGAGCTCGGAGCAGACTTCATAGATGCTAGAGTTCAAAGGTACTACAGCGAGCTCGTCGTGTTGGACAACGGGGTCGTTAGAGAACTATCGATAAACAGTAACCAAGGTATTGGAGTGAGGGTCATTGTTAAAGGAGCCGTTGGATACTCTTCAACTAACTCTCTCGAAGAAGCTGGTGTGAAGGAGGCTGTTCTGCGCGCGTACAGGGTAGCTAAAGCCTCTTCGAAGCACTCTATTCAAGTGGACTTCTATAGACGTCCTACTCTAAAAGGTAAGGCTTCTTCGCGCTTTAACGTTGACCCGGAAGACGTAGACTTCTCGGAAAAAATCGAGTTACTGAAAAGCATGGACAGCGTGGCTAGGAGCGTTAAGGGGGTAGCAAGCGTTATCCTCAGGTACGGGTATGAAGCTGATCGTAGAGTGTATATTTCAAGTAATGGAGACCATGTAGAGTACTCGAAGAAAATGCTCGGGGTTTCCGCGAGATTGGTAGCACACGTCGAGGGCACCTACGAAACGCTCTACGACCAGGAATCTGGCGTTGCCGGTTGGGAGCTCATTAAAGGCCTTAAGTGGGATGATTGGATTTCAGAGAGAGCTAGGCTCGTAGTAGACACGGCAAGAGCGGGTCACGCCAAGCCCGGTAAGTATGACATAGTTCTCGACAACGACATGGTTGGATTAATGCTTCACGAGGCGTTTGGGCACGCGTCGGAGGGCGATACGGTGCTCGCCGGTGGTAGTGTATTGCGGGGTAAAATAGGCGGAAGAGTTGCCAGCGAGCTCGTCACCATAGCCGATGAAGGGCTAGTTGATGGAGGGGACTTTGTACCCTACGACGATGAGGGAACGCCGAAGAGAAAGGTCCACGTGGTCAAGAACGGGGTGTTAACGGAGTTCCTGCACAGCATCATTACAGCGAAGCTCCTGGATGGGGAGCCAACGGGTAATGCCAGGGTCATGAGCTACCGGTACCCTGTACTCGTACGCCAAACGAACACGTACATGGAGCCCCTTGACTGGGGTGCCGAGGAGATGATCAGGGATATGAGGAGAGGATTATACGTTAAAGGCCTGGGCGCGCTGGGTGGGGAGGTGAACCCGCTTACAGGGGCATTCACGTTCACCAGTGGACCTAGTTATATCGTCGAAAACGGAGAGCCAGCTAAGCTGGTTAAAGGCGTCATGCTATCCGGGCTAATACTCGAAACCCTTAAAAGTGTTGATGCGGTGGGAAAGGACCTCCTAGTTAGAACAAGCGTATTCGGTGGTTGCGGTAAAGATGGACAAACGGTAAGGGTCGGTGACGGGGGTCCTCACGTAAGAGTTAGAGGTTTCATAATCGGAGGTGGTTAA